The proteins below are encoded in one region of Bosea sp. BIWAKO-01:
- a CDS encoding phosphodiesterase, producing MIIAQLSDFHVRPHGQPAYGIVDTNAATRRAIDAVLALEPRPDCVLVTGDLCDCGLPEEYEIVRAELARLPMPVYAVPGNHDRREVFAAMLGQVGLGQAGSSLTKSGFLHYVIEDYPVRLIGLDTVIAGEDGGEICWEREAWLAERLAEGRGRPTLIFMHHPPFAVGVDGMDIMPCRVSPDFVALIGGHPEIERVLCGHYHRPIQRRFAGTIGFVAPGTAHQVALDLRPGTENRFVMEPPALAIHVWKPETGLVSHIQPIGDFGPRRPFVLDPAYPGKQQAVAAHV from the coding sequence ATGATCATCGCCCAGCTCAGTGACTTCCACGTGCGCCCGCATGGCCAGCCGGCCTATGGCATCGTCGACACCAATGCAGCGACACGGCGCGCCATCGACGCGGTGCTGGCGCTGGAGCCCCGGCCGGATTGCGTGCTCGTCACCGGCGATCTCTGCGATTGCGGGCTGCCGGAGGAATACGAGATCGTCCGCGCCGAGCTCGCAAGGCTGCCAATGCCGGTCTATGCCGTGCCCGGCAATCATGACCGGCGCGAAGTCTTTGCTGCCATGCTCGGGCAAGTTGGCCTGGGGCAGGCCGGTTCCTCCCTGACGAAAAGCGGCTTCCTGCATTACGTGATCGAGGATTATCCGGTCCGGCTGATCGGGCTCGATACCGTCATTGCCGGTGAGGATGGCGGCGAGATCTGCTGGGAGCGCGAGGCCTGGCTCGCGGAGCGCCTTGCAGAGGGGCGCGGCCGCCCGACGCTGATCTTCATGCACCACCCGCCCTTCGCTGTCGGCGTCGACGGCATGGACATCATGCCTTGCCGGGTCTCGCCGGATTTTGTCGCGCTGATCGGCGGTCATCCCGAGATCGAGCGGGTGCTTTGCGGCCATTACCATCGCCCGATTCAGCGGCGTTTCGCCGGCACGATCGGCTTCGTCGCGCCGGGCACCGCCCATCAGGTCGCGCTCGACCTGCGCCCGGGCACGGAGAACCGGTTCGTCATGGAGCCGCCCGCGCTCGCGATCCATGTCTGGAAGCCCGAGACCGGACTGGTCAGCCATATCCAGCCGATCGGCGATTTTGGCCCGCGCCGGCCCTTCGTGCTCGACCCCGCCTATCCCGGCAAGCAGCAGGCGGTGGCAGCCCATGTCTGA
- a CDS encoding GFA family protein has product MDRFTGGCRCGNVRIVASGRPYRVGLCHCLDCRKYHGALFHASAVFPEDAVTVEGETRDYRGRFFCPNCGSPLFGRSGDEIEVNLGSLDAPDQLMPTYESWVIRRESWLPPFPLARHYERDRDAPGREE; this is encoded by the coding sequence ATGGACCGTTTCACGGGCGGCTGCCGCTGCGGCAATGTCCGGATCGTGGCCTCGGGCCGCCCCTACCGCGTCGGCCTCTGCCACTGTCTCGACTGCCGCAAATATCATGGCGCCCTGTTCCATGCGTCGGCGGTCTTCCCCGAGGATGCGGTGACGGTCGAGGGCGAAACACGCGACTATCGTGGGCGCTTCTTCTGTCCCAATTGCGGTTCGCCCCTATTCGGGCGCAGCGGCGACGAGATCGAAGTCAATCTGGGCTCGCTCGATGCCCCGGACCAGCTGATGCCGACCTATGAGAGCTGGGTCATCCGGCGCGAGTCCTGGTTGCCGCCCTTTCCCCTCGCGAGACACTATGAGCGCGACCGCGACGCTCCGGGGCGTGAGGAGTAG
- a CDS encoding metallophosphoesterase, giving the protein MQRVVQISDTHLSPGKPHFACNWEPLRAWLAGQGPDLVIHTGDVTVDGADVDEDMRHCRELLDALDLPVLSIPGNHDVGEAWHPHQPVNAERLARWRSHLGADFWSRDIEDWRLIGLNSMLFGSDEADEARQLAWLEQEIADAQGRRLGWFLHRPLFVETPDEGDKGYWSVPPRPRAHLLDLVRRHDVAFVASGHLHRAHDFMVEGTRYIWGPSSGFVVGPELQPGMAGSSTLGAVTYSFDGRDFSAAIHEIPALTTLWIDDVIHEVYPPRAA; this is encoded by the coding sequence ATGCAACGGGTCGTGCAGATTTCCGACACCCATCTCAGCCCGGGCAAGCCGCATTTTGCCTGCAACTGGGAGCCGCTGAGAGCCTGGCTGGCGGGGCAGGGGCCGGACCTCGTCATTCATACCGGGGATGTCACGGTCGATGGCGCCGATGTCGACGAGGATATGCGCCATTGCCGCGAGCTGCTGGACGCGCTCGATCTGCCGGTGCTGAGCATTCCCGGCAATCATGATGTCGGCGAGGCCTGGCACCCGCATCAGCCGGTCAATGCAGAGCGTCTCGCCCGCTGGCGCAGTCATCTCGGTGCGGATTTCTGGAGCCGCGATATCGAGGACTGGCGGCTGATCGGCCTGAACTCGATGCTGTTCGGCAGCGACGAGGCCGATGAAGCGCGCCAGCTCGCCTGGCTCGAGCAGGAGATTGCGGACGCGCAAGGGCGCCGTCTCGGCTGGTTCCTGCACCGGCCGCTCTTCGTCGAGACGCCCGATGAAGGCGACAAGGGCTATTGGAGCGTGCCGCCAAGGCCCCGGGCGCATCTGCTCGATCTCGTGCGCCGCCATGACGTCGCCTTCGTCGCCAGCGGCCATCTGCACCGGGCCCATGATTTCATGGTTGAGGGCACGCGCTACATCTGGGGACCGTCCTCGGGATTCGTCGTCGGTCCCGAATTGCAGCCCGGCATGGCCGGCTCAAGCACGCTCGGCGCCGTCACTTACAGCTTCGACGGCCGGGATTTTTCGGCCGCGATCCATGAGATTCCCGCGCTGACAACGCTCTGGATCGACGATGTGATCCACGAGGTCTACCCGCCACGCGCCGCCTGA
- a CDS encoding zinc-binding dehydrogenase, translating into MSHAIFLHAAGDARFAPFNLREGAASETLLDVAAVGLCGSDLHYYKDGGIGSAVIAAPFVPGHEFSGWLTEDLPELGLARGALVAVDPNQACGQCQHCRDGHPNLCPEVVFIGAPPHDGAMTERIWVPKSQIVPVPERFTPSDAVMLEPLGVAIHAVDLAKPRLLERVALIGCGPIGLLILQVLRTVGVGEVLACDPQPHRRALALKLGASKAGASVAEIADWTKGEGMPLVIEATNAPEGFRDAIRAARIGGRVVLVGIPDGDSYVVPAAEARRRGLTIKFSRRMGHVYPRAIELVAQGKVDVDAVVSHRFSLADGPDAFRRHAANEPGMVKSLIYPHGPADDAR; encoded by the coding sequence ATGTCCCACGCCATCTTTCTTCACGCCGCGGGTGACGCGCGCTTCGCGCCGTTCAACCTGCGCGAGGGGGCTGCCAGTGAAACCCTGCTGGATGTCGCTGCCGTCGGGCTCTGTGGCAGCGACCTGCACTATTATAAGGATGGCGGCATCGGTTCGGCCGTGATCGCCGCCCCTTTCGTGCCGGGCCACGAGTTCAGCGGCTGGCTGACCGAGGACCTGCCGGAGCTTGGCCTGGCGCGGGGCGCGCTGGTTGCTGTCGATCCGAACCAGGCCTGCGGCCAGTGCCAGCATTGCCGTGACGGCCACCCCAATCTCTGCCCCGAGGTCGTGTTCATCGGCGCGCCACCGCATGATGGCGCGATGACCGAGCGCATCTGGGTGCCGAAATCGCAGATCGTTCCCGTGCCCGAGCGCTTCACGCCGAGCGATGCCGTGATGCTGGAGCCGCTCGGCGTCGCGATCCACGCGGTCGACCTCGCCAAGCCCCGCCTGCTCGAACGCGTCGCGCTGATCGGCTGCGGCCCGATCGGGCTCCTGATCCTGCAGGTGCTCCGAACCGTCGGCGTCGGCGAGGTGCTGGCCTGCGATCCGCAGCCGCATCGGCGCGCGCTGGCGCTCAAGCTCGGCGCTAGCAAGGCTGGCGCCAGCGTTGCCGAGATCGCGGACTGGACGAAGGGCGAGGGCATGCCGCTGGTGATCGAGGCCACCAATGCGCCGGAAGGCTTTCGCGATGCCATTCGCGCCGCGCGCATCGGCGGCCGCGTCGTGCTCGTCGGCATCCCGGATGGCGACAGCTATGTCGTTCCTGCCGCCGAAGCGCGCCGGCGCGGCCTCACCATCAAGTTTTCGCGCCGCATGGGCCATGTCTATCCCCGGGCGATCGAACTCGTGGCGCAGGGCAAGGTCGATGTCGACGCGGTCGTCAGCCACCGCTTTTCGCTTGCCGACGGGCCCGACGCCTTTCGTCGCCACGCCGCCAACGAGCCCGGCATGGTGAAGAGCCTGATCTACCCGCATGGGCCCGCTGATGACGCGCGCTAA
- a CDS encoding DUF1127 domain-containing protein, giving the protein MFATWRWRLRFRWQLARTLQESPHLIRDIGLTTWQVEEEIAKPFWRR; this is encoded by the coding sequence GTGTTCGCGACCTGGCGCTGGCGGCTGCGCTTCCGCTGGCAGCTCGCGCGGACACTGCAGGAGAGCCCGCATCTGATCAGGGATATCGGCCTGACGACATGGCAGGTCGAGGAAGAGATCGCCAAGCCCTTCTGGCGGCGATGA
- a CDS encoding carbohydrate ABC transporter permease has translation MLAPFIWMLVTSIKPPAEIFSAEISLWPKQFYGLQNYGFALEKAPLLRFALNGVILCAGILVVQLLVAIPCAYALAKLNFPGRNALFVLVLLGLCIPVQVPAMPLYIALAQLGLLNTYFSMMVPFFLSVFAIFLFRQFFRSFPNDIINAARLDGMSEFEIVWRIVTPSAWPAIAAFSVFSAVAHWNDLYWPLIVISDARLAPPPLGMMFFADAETGSNYGALTAAATILTAPLVLAFLIARRRFIDGITMTGVK, from the coding sequence ATGCTGGCGCCCTTCATCTGGATGCTGGTGACCTCGATCAAGCCGCCGGCCGAAATCTTCAGCGCCGAGATCTCGCTCTGGCCAAAACAGTTCTACGGCCTGCAGAATTACGGTTTCGCGCTGGAGAAGGCGCCGCTGCTGCGCTTTGCGCTGAACGGCGTCATCCTCTGCGCCGGCATCCTCGTCGTGCAGCTGCTGGTTGCCATCCCTTGCGCCTACGCTCTGGCGAAGCTGAATTTCCCCGGCCGCAATGCGCTCTTCGTCCTGGTGCTGCTCGGGCTCTGCATCCCCGTGCAGGTGCCGGCGATGCCGCTCTACATCGCGCTCGCCCAACTCGGCCTGCTCAACACCTATTTCTCGATGATGGTGCCGTTCTTTCTCTCGGTCTTCGCCATCTTCCTGTTCCGCCAGTTCTTCCGCAGCTTCCCGAACGACATCATCAATGCCGCCCGGCTCGACGGCATGAGCGAGTTCGAGATCGTCTGGCGCATCGTGACGCCGAGCGCCTGGCCGGCCATCGCCGCCTTCTCGGTCTTCTCGGCCGTGGCGCATTGGAACGACCTGTACTGGCCGCTGATCGTCATCTCCGATGCCAGGCTCGCCCCGCCGCCGCTCGGGATGATGTTCTTCGCCGATGCCGAGACGGGCTCGAATTACGGCGCGCTCACCGCGGCGGCGACGATCCTGACCGCGCCGCTCGTCCTCGCTTTCCTCATCGCCAGACGGAGGTTCATCGACGGCATCACGATGACCGGGGTGAAGTAG
- a CDS encoding extracellular solute-binding protein, which yields MKPFGKALAAAALALVASTAVRAQDVTLDVLYAFPAFAKFHEPIAAEFMKTHPNIKINFRAPAASYDEGHQAMLRQSVTNQLPDVYYSGFHLLSELVETLDKRKQVVDLGPLLKGEPEDWRKANYSDALLALGQVGGKQAGLAFNASTPLMYVNAELVKKAGGDPDKLPDTWADVVALAKKIRSGDTAGLAYNIHDWPDDWLWRGVILQGGHSMLSADGKKVAFGGEVGEKTLSLLRSLVTEGGMPVIDWDQSRQQFIAGKIGIFFDTPARLRQVTDLVGDRFTLKTGLFPVDDKGKGKLPTGGNAALITAKDAAKQKAAWEFIKFVTGPEAQKIVVETAGYMPTNLRAGGDAFLGPFYKDNANFRTINGQVQRAAPWEGYPGGNSVRIWRQQREVISGVMRGDIQPKAGIERIVSETEALMK from the coding sequence ATGAAGCCCTTCGGCAAAGCGCTTGCTGCGGCAGCGCTCGCCCTCGTCGCATCCACGGCCGTCCGCGCCCAGGATGTCACGCTGGATGTACTCTACGCCTTCCCGGCCTTCGCCAAGTTCCATGAGCCGATCGCCGCGGAATTCATGAAGACGCACCCCAATATCAAGATCAATTTCCGCGCGCCGGCGGCGAGCTATGACGAAGGGCATCAGGCGATGCTGCGTCAGTCCGTCACCAACCAGCTGCCGGATGTCTATTATTCCGGCTTCCATCTGTTGAGCGAGCTGGTCGAGACGCTCGACAAGCGCAAGCAGGTCGTCGATCTCGGCCCGCTGCTGAAGGGCGAGCCCGAAGACTGGCGCAAGGCGAATTATTCCGACGCGCTGCTCGCGCTCGGCCAGGTCGGCGGCAAGCAGGCCGGCCTTGCCTTCAACGCCTCGACGCCGCTGATGTATGTCAATGCCGAGCTGGTGAAGAAGGCGGGCGGCGACCCCGACAAGCTGCCCGACACCTGGGCCGATGTCGTCGCGCTCGCCAAGAAGATCCGCAGCGGCGACACCGCCGGCCTCGCCTACAACATCCATGACTGGCCGGATGACTGGCTCTGGCGCGGCGTGATCCTGCAGGGCGGCCATTCCATGCTGTCCGCCGACGGCAAGAAGGTCGCCTTCGGCGGCGAGGTGGGCGAGAAGACGCTCAGCCTGCTGCGCAGCCTGGTCACGGAAGGCGGCATGCCGGTGATCGACTGGGACCAGTCGCGCCAGCAGTTCATCGCCGGCAAGATCGGCATCTTCTTCGACACGCCGGCACGGCTGCGCCAGGTCACCGACCTGGTCGGCGACCGCTTCACCCTGAAGACCGGGCTCTTCCCGGTCGATGACAAGGGCAAGGGCAAGCTGCCGACCGGCGGCAATGCCGCGCTGATCACGGCCAAGGATGCAGCCAAGCAGAAGGCGGCCTGGGAATTCATCAAGTTCGTGACCGGCCCCGAGGCCCAGAAGATCGTCGTCGAGACCGCGGGCTACATGCCGACCAATCTGCGCGCCGGTGGGGATGCCTTCCTTGGCCCGTTCTACAAGGACAATGCCAATTTCCGGACGATCAACGGCCAGGTCCAGCGCGCCGCTCCCTGGGAAGGCTATCCCGGCGGAAACTCGGTTCGCATCTGGCGCCAGCAGCGTGAGGTGATCTCCGGCGTGATGCGCGGCGACATCCAGCCCAAGGCCGGTATCGAGCGCATCGTCTCCGAAACCGAAGCGCTGATGAAGTGA
- a CDS encoding ABC transporter ATP-binding protein, producing MATVALSSIAKAFGTTKVLGGVDLDIADGEFLTLVGPSGCGKSTLIRIIAGLEQQDSGSVAIGGNGVDYLRPHERRVAMVFQSYALYPHMSVRANIALPLMMARLKLWQRLPLLRLLSGQRRKAMAGIMTDVDAVAAQLQLGHLLDRKPAQLSGGQRQRVALGRAMVRSPDVFLMDEPLSNLDAKLRVHMRTELAELHKRLGATFIYVTHDQVEAMTMSDRVAMMDSGAILQLGTPSQLYEKPASLKVAQFIGSPAINLLPATVGTAGRLELFGRPMALAVARAAGQAVTLGIRAEALTLVHGEPAGAGRAWFSARLRRKENLGSEYILHFDLAGRDAAGVTMRASPAIAAGVNEAAEVTLGFDEAASHIFDADGDRLEPRGQGSLRASVVPLRA from the coding sequence ATGGCCACAGTCGCGCTGTCTTCCATCGCCAAGGCGTTTGGGACCACAAAAGTGCTCGGCGGGGTCGATCTCGACATTGCCGATGGCGAATTCCTGACGCTGGTCGGCCCCTCCGGCTGCGGAAAATCGACCCTGATCCGGATCATCGCCGGGTTGGAACAGCAGGATTCCGGCAGCGTCGCCATTGGCGGCAACGGCGTCGACTATTTGCGCCCGCATGAGCGGCGCGTCGCGATGGTCTTCCAGTCCTATGCGCTCTACCCGCATATGAGCGTGCGGGCGAATATCGCGCTGCCGCTGATGATGGCGCGGCTGAAGCTCTGGCAGCGCCTGCCGCTGCTCCGCCTGCTCTCGGGGCAGAGGCGCAAGGCGATGGCCGGCATCATGACGGATGTCGACGCGGTCGCGGCCCAGCTCCAGCTCGGCCATCTGCTCGACCGCAAGCCGGCGCAGCTCTCGGGCGGCCAGCGCCAGCGCGTCGCGCTCGGGCGCGCCATGGTGCGCAGCCCCGATGTCTTCCTGATGGACGAACCTCTGTCCAATCTCGACGCCAAGCTGCGCGTCCATATGCGCACCGAGCTGGCGGAGCTGCACAAGCGCCTGGGCGCGACCTTCATCTATGTCACGCATGACCAGGTCGAGGCGATGACGATGTCGGACCGCGTCGCGATGATGGATTCAGGGGCGATCCTGCAGCTCGGCACACCCTCGCAGCTCTATGAGAAGCCGGCTTCGCTCAAGGTCGCGCAGTTCATCGGCAGCCCGGCGATCAACCTCCTGCCCGCAACGGTCGGCACCGCCGGCCGCCTCGAACTCTTTGGCCGGCCGATGGCGCTCGCGGTGGCGCGGGCGGCGGGGCAGGCGGTCACGCTCGGCATCCGCGCGGAGGCGCTGACGCTCGTCCATGGCGAGCCGGCCGGCGCAGGCCGCGCCTGGTTCTCCGCGCGCCTCAGGCGCAAGGAGAACCTCGGCTCCGAATATATCCTGCACTTCGATCTCGCCGGGCGCGATGCGGCGGGCGTGACCATGCGCGCGAGCCCCGCGATCGCCGCCGGCGTCAACGAAGCGGCCGAGGTCACGCTCGGCTTTGACGAAGCCGCAAGCCACATCTTCGATGCCGATGGCGACAGGCTCGAGCCGCGCGGGCAGGGCAGTCTCCGCGCCTCCGTCGTGCCGCTGAGGGCCTGA
- a CDS encoding inositol monophosphatase: protein MSDRRLLSLLEQAGGLASEAADLLVAMQGEQLSVTRKELRDVVTAADLASERLVIAGLRRLTPEAAILSEEAGFSGASDAPCWIIDPLDGTVNYAGGLPWFSVTLAYQEEGRTVLGLTHAPLAGLVARYAEGSVASIDGEPAVVSRTTSLADAVVSICLTSHYSIEDTERTCAVIRRLSGLCRGVRVIVSGGLEMSLVAAGRLDAFIGLKADIVSHAAAMPLVRAAGGRVTTVAGRDSRDEDLEKVVSNGLIHGELLEAIRSA, encoded by the coding sequence ATGTCTGACCGGCGCCTTCTCTCCCTCCTTGAGCAGGCCGGCGGGCTGGCGAGCGAGGCCGCCGATCTGCTCGTCGCGATGCAGGGCGAGCAGCTTTCCGTGACGCGTAAGGAACTCCGCGATGTCGTCACCGCCGCCGATCTCGCCTCGGAGCGGCTGGTCATCGCGGGCCTGCGCCGGTTGACGCCGGAGGCGGCGATCCTCTCCGAGGAGGCCGGCTTCTCCGGCGCGTCCGACGCGCCCTGCTGGATCATCGATCCGCTCGACGGCACGGTGAACTATGCCGGCGGCCTGCCCTGGTTCTCGGTGACGCTCGCCTATCAGGAAGAGGGTCGCACCGTGCTCGGCCTGACCCATGCGCCGCTCGCCGGGCTGGTCGCGCGCTACGCCGAAGGGTCCGTCGCGAGCATCGATGGAGAGCCAGCCGTCGTCTCCCGGACCACGAGCCTTGCCGACGCCGTCGTCTCGATCTGCCTGACCTCGCATTATTCGATTGAGGATACGGAGCGGACCTGCGCCGTCATCCGGCGGCTATCGGGCCTCTGCCGCGGCGTGCGCGTCATCGTCTCCGGCGGGCTCGAAATGTCGCTGGTCGCGGCCGGCCGGCTCGATGCCTTCATCGGGCTCAAAGCCGATATCGTCTCGCATGCCGCCGCGATGCCGCTGGTGCGCGCCGCCGGCGGCAGGGTCACGACGGTTGCGGGCCGGGATTCACGCGATGAGGACCTGGAGAAGGTCGTCTCGAACGGCCTGATCCATGGCGAACTTCTGGAGGCGATCCGCAGCGCCTGA
- a CDS encoding sugar-binding transcriptional regulator produces MPEDPQTQVRAAWLYYMEGLTQADIADRLKMTRLRVNRLLNEARSSGLVNITINSRLESCVRLEQALVEAFGLKDAIVVPTPSDPAQISAQIGKAAGELVSQIIDEHPSGVFGVGWGGTLRETIRHVRPGQYRDLAVTSMMGGLTYGIEINTFEIASHFARLWQAECHYLAAPIYAGTPQSRDTILAQDVFEAAFARIRATDVAILSAGDLSERSLLVRYGLPGDVGSRELAEHGAVGDMLGQFIDSEGNAIDHPINRRAIALPLDGLRGIPTMILASGGTNKAAVIAAALRARLASVLITDEDAASAVLALHRG; encoded by the coding sequence ATGCCGGAGGATCCGCAAACCCAGGTCAGAGCCGCCTGGCTCTATTACATGGAAGGCCTGACCCAGGCCGATATCGCCGACCGGCTGAAGATGACGCGATTGCGGGTCAACCGCCTGCTGAACGAGGCGCGCAGCAGCGGGCTCGTCAATATCACGATCAATTCGCGGCTGGAGAGCTGCGTCAGGCTGGAGCAGGCGCTGGTCGAGGCGTTTGGCCTCAAGGACGCGATCGTCGTGCCGACGCCAAGCGACCCGGCGCAGATCTCCGCGCAGATCGGCAAGGCGGCCGGCGAGCTGGTCTCGCAGATCATCGACGAGCATCCCTCGGGCGTCTTCGGCGTCGGCTGGGGCGGGACGCTGCGCGAGACGATCCGGCATGTGCGGCCGGGCCAGTATCGCGATCTCGCCGTTACCTCGATGATGGGCGGGCTGACCTATGGCATCGAGATCAACACGTTCGAGATCGCCAGCCATTTCGCCAGGCTCTGGCAGGCGGAGTGCCATTATCTGGCGGCGCCGATCTATGCCGGCACGCCGCAATCGCGCGACACCATCCTGGCGCAGGACGTGTTCGAGGCCGCCTTCGCCCGCATCCGCGCGACCGATGTCGCGATCCTCAGCGCCGGCGATCTGAGCGAGCGCTCGCTTTTGGTGCGCTACGGACTACCCGGCGATGTCGGCTCCCGGGAACTGGCGGAGCATGGCGCGGTCGGCGACATGCTCGGACAGTTCATCGACTCTGAGGGCAACGCGATCGACCATCCGATCAACCGCCGCGCCATCGCCCTGCCCCTGGACGGCCTGCGCGGCATTCCGACCATGATCCTGGCGTCGGGCGGCACGAACAAGGCCGCGGTGATCGCAGCCGCGCTCCGCGCCAGGCTGGCCTCCGTGCTGATTACCGATGAAGACGCCGCTTCGGCGGTGCTTGCGCTGCACCGGGGCTGA
- a CDS encoding carbohydrate ABC transporter permease, translating into MTLALASPAAFAPVARHRALIERLTGLGFALPAFILLLLTILLPLAVLMLLSLTNYEFGGVDMDWVGLANFQKALDDPIIRRSVVNTLLYVAIVVPGGVFGALLIAVMVHRRRRSRSFYEVIYFLPVTSTLIAMATVWQFLLHPSLGPVNGLLKWLGFAPVAFLSEPSTALATLAVIGIWQLLGFNMILFLAGLTAIPRDLYEAADIDGCSSGIDRFLTITWPLLGPTTMFVLVTTMITAFKIFDTVAVMTRGGPVGSTEVLLYNIYLEGFQYFHTGYAAALTFIFLAFILVFSAVQTFGLDKKVHY; encoded by the coding sequence ATGACGCTTGCCCTTGCATCGCCCGCCGCTTTCGCCCCCGTCGCCCGCCACCGGGCGCTGATCGAGCGGCTGACCGGGCTTGGCTTCGCGTTGCCGGCCTTCATCCTGCTGCTGCTGACGATCCTGCTGCCGCTTGCGGTGCTGATGCTGCTCAGCCTGACCAATTACGAGTTCGGCGGCGTCGACATGGACTGGGTCGGCCTCGCCAATTTCCAGAAGGCGCTGGACGATCCGATCATCCGGCGCTCCGTCGTCAACACCTTGCTCTATGTCGCCATCGTCGTGCCGGGCGGCGTCTTCGGCGCGCTGCTGATCGCGGTCATGGTGCATCGGCGCCGCCGCAGCCGCTCCTTCTACGAGGTGATCTATTTCCTGCCGGTGACCTCGACGCTGATCGCGATGGCGACCGTCTGGCAGTTCCTCCTCCACCCCTCGCTCGGCCCGGTCAACGGCCTCCTGAAATGGCTGGGGTTCGCTCCGGTCGCCTTCCTGAGCGAGCCGTCGACGGCGCTGGCGACGCTGGCCGTGATCGGCATCTGGCAGCTGCTCGGCTTCAACATGATCCTGTTCCTCGCCGGGCTGACCGCGATCCCGCGCGATCTCTACGAGGCGGCCGATATCGATGGCTGCTCCAGCGGCATCGACCGCTTCCTCACCATCACCTGGCCGCTGCTCGGGCCGACGACGATGTTCGTGCTCGTCACCACGATGATCACCGCCTTCAAGATTTTTGACACGGTGGCGGTGATGACGCGCGGCGGCCCGGTCGGCTCCACCGAGGTCCTGCTCTACAACATCTATCTCGAGGGCTTTCAGTATTTCCACACCGGCTATGCCGCGGCGCTGACCTTCATCTTCCTCGCCTTCATCCTCGTCTTCTCGGCCGTGCAGACCTTCGGCCTCGACAAGAAGGTGCACTACTGA
- a CDS encoding IclR family transcriptional regulator, translating into MTRATTAQPNEAEPERTGQRRSRVSGIDRAVQILDHLQQEGRAQTAYEVARAIGAPLSTVYAIVEDLLDKSLLARSGEGGVWLGPRLYHYGLAYARDLQVITVATHEMHVLAREVGETVQICGRDGGMMVVEAMAEGPGHFVITSRVGTRVPLNWTASGRLLVAGLDEAERAALFRRSAKASPTGRAVTDPAILLAQSSDALAAGLSIQAGESDYAVACIAAPVLDEAGACPITVSVVLPEFRVNEEHSNVVEAVKTAAHRIEDKLGWRVGPFAAGRKSD; encoded by the coding sequence ATGACGAGAGCCACGACGGCGCAGCCGAACGAAGCCGAGCCGGAGCGCACCGGGCAGCGGCGTTCGCGCGTCAGCGGCATCGACCGCGCCGTGCAGATCCTCGACCATCTCCAGCAGGAGGGGCGAGCCCAGACCGCCTATGAGGTCGCCCGTGCGATAGGCGCGCCGCTATCGACCGTCTACGCCATCGTCGAGGACCTGCTCGACAAGAGCCTGCTGGCGCGCTCGGGCGAAGGCGGCGTCTGGCTGGGGCCCCGGCTTTACCATTATGGCCTCGCCTATGCGCGCGATCTCCAGGTCATCACCGTCGCGACGCATGAGATGCATGTGCTGGCGCGCGAAGTCGGCGAGACCGTCCAGATCTGCGGCCGCGACGGCGGCATGATGGTGGTCGAGGCGATGGCCGAGGGCCCGGGGCATTTCGTCATCACCTCGCGCGTCGGCACGCGCGTGCCGCTGAACTGGACCGCCTCCGGCCGCCTGCTGGTCGCCGGCCTGGACGAGGCGGAGCGGGCAGCCCTGTTCCGGAGGAGCGCCAAGGCCTCGCCAACCGGGCGCGCCGTCACCGACCCCGCCATCCTGCTCGCCCAATCCAGCGACGCGCTCGCCGCAGGCCTGTCGATCCAGGCGGGCGAGTCCGACTATGCGGTCGCCTGCATCGCCGCGCCAGTGCTGGACGAGGCCGGCGCCTGCCCGATCACCGTCTCGGTCGTCCTGCCCGAATTCCGCGTCAACGAGGAGCATTCGAATGTCGTCGAGGCGGTGAAGACGGCAGCGCACCGTATCGAGGACAAGCTCGGCTGGCGCGTCGGACCATTCGCCGCTGGCCGGAAGAGCGATTGA